A part of Triplophysa dalaica isolate WHDGS20190420 chromosome 17, ASM1584641v1, whole genome shotgun sequence genomic DNA contains:
- the thrab gene encoding thyroid hormone receptor alpha isoform X1, whose translation MEHMPKEQDTNQSEGEEKRWLDGPKRKRKNSQCSMKSMSGYIPSYLEKDEPCVVCGDKATGYHYRCITCEGCKGFFRRTIQKNLHPSYSCKYDGCCIIDKITRNQCQLCRFKKCIDVGMAMDLVLDDSKRVAKRRLIEENREKRKKEEIVKSLQNRPEPSSSEWDLIRMVTEAHRHTNAQGSHWKQKRKFLPEDIGQSPVVPTSDGDKVDLEAFSEFTKIITPAITRVVDFAKKLSMFSELPCEDQIILLKGCCMEIMSLRAAVRYDPESETLTLSGEMAVKREQLKNGGLGVVSDAIFDLGKSLAQFNLDDSEVALLQAVLLMSSDRTGLTCVEKIENCQEMFLLAFEHYINYRKHNIPHFWPKLLMKVTDLRMIGACHASRFLHMKVECPTELFPPLFLEVFEDQEV comes from the exons GGTATATCCCCAGCTACCTGGAGAAGGATGAGCCGTGTGTGGTGTGTGGGGACAAAGCAACCGGCTATCACTACCGCTGTATCACCTGTGAAGGTTGCAAG GGATTTTTCAGGCGCACAATCCAGAAGAACCTCCACCCATCTTACTCCTGTAAATACGATGGCTGCTGCATCATCGACAAGATCACCCGGAACCAATGCCAGCTGTGTCGCTTTAAGAAATGCATCGACGTGGGGATGGCAATGGATC TGGTTCTGGACGATTCCAAACGGGTTGCGAAGAGACGTCTCATTGAGGAGAACCGTGAAAAGAGGAAGAAGGAGGAGATAGTGAAGTCTTTGCAGAATCGGCCAGAACCCAGCAGCTCAGAGTGGGATCTGATTCGCATGGTGACAGAAGCTCACCGTCATACCAACGCACAGGGCTCTCACTGGAAACAGAAGCGCAAGTTCCTG CCGGAGGACATTGGACAATCCCCAGTTGTCCCCACATCAGACGGGGACAAAGTAGATCTGGAAGCCTTCAGTGAGTTCACCAAGATCATCACACCGGCCATCACACGCGTCGTCGACTTTGCCAAAAAACTGTCCATGTTTTCGGAG CTGCCTTGTGAGGATCAGATCATTTTGCTGAAGGGCTGCTGTATGGAGATCATGTCCTTGCGTGCTGCGGTCCGTTATGACCCTGAAAGCGAGACCCTGACACTCAGCGGAGAGATGGCCGTCAAGCGAGAGCAGCTGAAAAACGGAGGCCTGGGCGTGGTGTCTGATGCCATCTTTGACCTGGGCAAGAGTCTGGCGCAGTTCAACCTGGACGACTCTGAGGTGGCCCTGTTACAGGCCGTACTGCTCATGAGCTCAG ATCGCACAGGCCTGACATGCGTGGAGAAGATCGAGAATTGTCAGGAAATGTTCCTCCTGGCGTTCGAACACTACATCAACTATCGCAAGCACAACATTCCCCATTTCTGGCCCAAGCTGCTGATGAAGGTGACGGACCTGCGCATGATCGGAGCCTGCCACGCCAGTCGCTTCCTTCACATGAAGGTGGAATGCCCCACCGAACTTTTCCCTCCGCTTTTCCTGGAGGTCTTTGAGGATCAGGAGGTGTGA
- the thrab gene encoding thyroid hormone receptor alpha isoform X2, whose amino-acid sequence MHILQSHCVIRWLDGPKRKRKNSQCSMKSMSGYIPSYLEKDEPCVVCGDKATGYHYRCITCEGCKGFFRRTIQKNLHPSYSCKYDGCCIIDKITRNQCQLCRFKKCIDVGMAMDLVLDDSKRVAKRRLIEENREKRKKEEIVKSLQNRPEPSSSEWDLIRMVTEAHRHTNAQGSHWKQKRKFLPEDIGQSPVVPTSDGDKVDLEAFSEFTKIITPAITRVVDFAKKLSMFSELPCEDQIILLKGCCMEIMSLRAAVRYDPESETLTLSGEMAVKREQLKNGGLGVVSDAIFDLGKSLAQFNLDDSEVALLQAVLLMSSDRTGLTCVEKIENCQEMFLLAFEHYINYRKHNIPHFWPKLLMKVTDLRMIGACHASRFLHMKVECPTELFPPLFLEVFEDQEV is encoded by the exons GGTATATCCCCAGCTACCTGGAGAAGGATGAGCCGTGTGTGGTGTGTGGGGACAAAGCAACCGGCTATCACTACCGCTGTATCACCTGTGAAGGTTGCAAG GGATTTTTCAGGCGCACAATCCAGAAGAACCTCCACCCATCTTACTCCTGTAAATACGATGGCTGCTGCATCATCGACAAGATCACCCGGAACCAATGCCAGCTGTGTCGCTTTAAGAAATGCATCGACGTGGGGATGGCAATGGATC TGGTTCTGGACGATTCCAAACGGGTTGCGAAGAGACGTCTCATTGAGGAGAACCGTGAAAAGAGGAAGAAGGAGGAGATAGTGAAGTCTTTGCAGAATCGGCCAGAACCCAGCAGCTCAGAGTGGGATCTGATTCGCATGGTGACAGAAGCTCACCGTCATACCAACGCACAGGGCTCTCACTGGAAACAGAAGCGCAAGTTCCTG CCGGAGGACATTGGACAATCCCCAGTTGTCCCCACATCAGACGGGGACAAAGTAGATCTGGAAGCCTTCAGTGAGTTCACCAAGATCATCACACCGGCCATCACACGCGTCGTCGACTTTGCCAAAAAACTGTCCATGTTTTCGGAG CTGCCTTGTGAGGATCAGATCATTTTGCTGAAGGGCTGCTGTATGGAGATCATGTCCTTGCGTGCTGCGGTCCGTTATGACCCTGAAAGCGAGACCCTGACACTCAGCGGAGAGATGGCCGTCAAGCGAGAGCAGCTGAAAAACGGAGGCCTGGGCGTGGTGTCTGATGCCATCTTTGACCTGGGCAAGAGTCTGGCGCAGTTCAACCTGGACGACTCTGAGGTGGCCCTGTTACAGGCCGTACTGCTCATGAGCTCAG ATCGCACAGGCCTGACATGCGTGGAGAAGATCGAGAATTGTCAGGAAATGTTCCTCCTGGCGTTCGAACACTACATCAACTATCGCAAGCACAACATTCCCCATTTCTGGCCCAAGCTGCTGATGAAGGTGACGGACCTGCGCATGATCGGAGCCTGCCACGCCAGTCGCTTCCTTCACATGAAGGTGGAATGCCCCACCGAACTTTTCCCTCCGCTTTTCCTGGAGGTCTTTGAGGATCAGGAGGTGTGA
- the thrab gene encoding thyroid hormone receptor alpha-B isoform X3: protein MKSMSGYIPSYLEKDEPCVVCGDKATGYHYRCITCEGCKGFFRRTIQKNLHPSYSCKYDGCCIIDKITRNQCQLCRFKKCIDVGMAMDLVLDDSKRVAKRRLIEENREKRKKEEIVKSLQNRPEPSSSEWDLIRMVTEAHRHTNAQGSHWKQKRKFLPEDIGQSPVVPTSDGDKVDLEAFSEFTKIITPAITRVVDFAKKLSMFSELPCEDQIILLKGCCMEIMSLRAAVRYDPESETLTLSGEMAVKREQLKNGGLGVVSDAIFDLGKSLAQFNLDDSEVALLQAVLLMSSDRTGLTCVEKIENCQEMFLLAFEHYINYRKHNIPHFWPKLLMKVTDLRMIGACHASRFLHMKVECPTELFPPLFLEVFEDQEV, encoded by the exons GGTATATCCCCAGCTACCTGGAGAAGGATGAGCCGTGTGTGGTGTGTGGGGACAAAGCAACCGGCTATCACTACCGCTGTATCACCTGTGAAGGTTGCAAG GGATTTTTCAGGCGCACAATCCAGAAGAACCTCCACCCATCTTACTCCTGTAAATACGATGGCTGCTGCATCATCGACAAGATCACCCGGAACCAATGCCAGCTGTGTCGCTTTAAGAAATGCATCGACGTGGGGATGGCAATGGATC TGGTTCTGGACGATTCCAAACGGGTTGCGAAGAGACGTCTCATTGAGGAGAACCGTGAAAAGAGGAAGAAGGAGGAGATAGTGAAGTCTTTGCAGAATCGGCCAGAACCCAGCAGCTCAGAGTGGGATCTGATTCGCATGGTGACAGAAGCTCACCGTCATACCAACGCACAGGGCTCTCACTGGAAACAGAAGCGCAAGTTCCTG CCGGAGGACATTGGACAATCCCCAGTTGTCCCCACATCAGACGGGGACAAAGTAGATCTGGAAGCCTTCAGTGAGTTCACCAAGATCATCACACCGGCCATCACACGCGTCGTCGACTTTGCCAAAAAACTGTCCATGTTTTCGGAG CTGCCTTGTGAGGATCAGATCATTTTGCTGAAGGGCTGCTGTATGGAGATCATGTCCTTGCGTGCTGCGGTCCGTTATGACCCTGAAAGCGAGACCCTGACACTCAGCGGAGAGATGGCCGTCAAGCGAGAGCAGCTGAAAAACGGAGGCCTGGGCGTGGTGTCTGATGCCATCTTTGACCTGGGCAAGAGTCTGGCGCAGTTCAACCTGGACGACTCTGAGGTGGCCCTGTTACAGGCCGTACTGCTCATGAGCTCAG ATCGCACAGGCCTGACATGCGTGGAGAAGATCGAGAATTGTCAGGAAATGTTCCTCCTGGCGTTCGAACACTACATCAACTATCGCAAGCACAACATTCCCCATTTCTGGCCCAAGCTGCTGATGAAGGTGACGGACCTGCGCATGATCGGAGCCTGCCACGCCAGTCGCTTCCTTCACATGAAGGTGGAATGCCCCACCGAACTTTTCCCTCCGCTTTTCCTGGAGGTCTTTGAGGATCAGGAGGTGTGA